The following are encoded in a window of Panicum virgatum strain AP13 chromosome 5N, P.virgatum_v5, whole genome shotgun sequence genomic DNA:
- the LOC120675553 gene encoding ABC transporter G family member 38-like: MEMLSRGLHGMASPDATPYFSGASSRRRSGADEVDDEEALQWAAMERLPSFERLRTGLARAAAAGARGHEEVDVRAMGLAQRQAFVDRVFRVAEEDNERFLKKLRARIDRAGIQIPTAEVRFRGLSVEAECHVGTRALPTLANAALDTAESLLGRLGVNLGGKRRPLRILKDVSGVVRPSRMTLLLGPPSSGKTTLLLALAGKLDPSLEVSGEVTYNGYGLDEFVPQKTAAYISQNDVHDGEMTVKEVLDFSARCQGVGQRYELLQELAKKERQQGIYPDPEVDLFMKATSVHGATLQTDYILRILGLDMCADVIVGNEMMRGISGGQKKRLTTAEMLVGPTKVLFMDEISTGLDSSTTFQIVKCIQQIVHLGEATVLVSLLQPAPEVFELFDDVMLLSEGQIVYQGPREYVLEFFESCGFRCPQRKGVADFLQEVTSKKDQEQYWIQNEKPYHYVSVPDFVSKFKKFHMGKSLKKQLSVPFHKRKIHKSALVFSEQSVPTLELLKTSWSKEWLLMKRNSFIYVFKTVQGTLIALVASTVFLRTQMHTRNEEDGQVYIGALVYVMIVNMFNGFAESAVILARLPVLFRHRDFLFYRPWAFTLPNILLRVPASLFESIVWVAITYYTIGFAPEASRFFKHLIAIFFIQQMAAGLFRLVSGMCRTVVITNTAGSLAVLFMFVLGGFILPKDAISKWLIWGYYCSPLTYAYIALAANEMHSPRWMDKFAPDGRRLGVAVLENAGIFTNKEWYWIATGALLGFSILFNVLFTLSLMYLNPVGKPQAILPEETDTSIENTQEGKEMSDITQRSKVPTPEPLSPNSIITLDKVLEQLRGQSQSTSDRSHRNASVRISPGRGMILPFEPLSMSFSEINYYVDMPAEMKSQGVTADKLQLLSGISGAFRPGVLTALMGVSGSGKTTLMDVLSGRKTGGYIEGEIYISGYPKNQATFARISGYCEQNDIHSPQITIRESLLFSAFLRLPNEVTNQEKKIFVDEVMELVELNGLKDAIVGLPGVNGLSTEQRKRLTIAVELVANPSIIFMDEPTSGLDARAAAIVMRTVRNTVNTGRTVVCTIHQPSIDIFEAFDELLLMKRGGQIIFSGPLGRNSHKVVEYFEAIHGVPKIKEGCNPATWMLDVSSAATEVQLKIDFAEHYKSSTLYQRNKALVKELSKPLPGSSDLYFPTQYSRSTFDQFKCCLWKQWLTYWRSPDYNLVRMFFALFTALLLGIIFWRVGRKIKSSTDLLIIIGSMYFAVAFVGFENCVTAQPVIAVERTVFYRERAAGMYSAIPYALSQVVVEIPYVFVETVIYSLIVYSMMSFQWTPAKFFWFFYISFLTFLYFTYYGMMSVAITPNPQLASIFAAAFYSLFNLFSGFIIPRTKIPKWWIWYYWICPVAWTVYGLIVSQYGDVEDFIKVPGQPDKQVRTFIKDYFGYDPDFMGVVAGVLTGFTVLFAFTYVYCIKRFNFLQR; encoded by the exons aTGGAGATGCTGAGCCGAGGCCTGCACGGCATGGCGAGCCCGGACGCCACGCCCTACTTCTCGGGCGCGTCGTCGCGACGGCGCAGCGGCGCCGACGAGGtggacgacgaggaggcgctGCAGTGGGCCGCCATGGAGCGCCTCCCGTCATTCGAGCGCCTGCGCACGGGcctcgcgcgggcggcggcggcgggggcccgCGGGCACGAGGAGGTGGACGTGCGCGCCATGGGGCTCGCGCAGCGCCAGGCGTTCGTGGACCGCGTCTTCCGCGTCGCcgaggaggacaacgagcgctTCCTCAAGAAGCTCCGCGCCCGCATCGACCGCGCGGGGATCCAGATCCCCACGGCCGAGGTGCGGTTCCGGGGCCTCAGCGTGGAGGCCGAGTGCCACGTCGGGACGCGCGCGCTGCCGACGCTGGCGAACGCGGCGCTGGACACGGCCGAGTCGCTGCTGGGACGGCTCGGGGTCAACCTCGGCGGCAAGCGGAGGCCGCTCCGCATCCTCAAGGACGTCTCCGGCGTCGTGCGCCCGTCCAGGATGACGCTCCTGCTCGGCCCGCCGTCGTCCGGCAAGACGACGCTCCTGCTGGCACTCGCCGGCAAACTGGACCCCAGCCTCGAG GTGAGCGGGGAGGTGACGTACAACGGGTACGGGCTGGACGAGTTCGTGCCGCAGAAGACGGCGGCGTACATCAGCCAGAACGACGTCCACGACGGCGAGATGACCGTCAAGGAGGTCCTCGACTTCTCCGCGAGGTGCCAGGGCGTGGGCCAGAGATACG AGCTGCTCCAGGAGCTGGCGAAGAAGGAGAGGCAGCAGGGGATCTATCCCGACCCGGAGGTCGACCTGTTCATGAAG GCCACTTCAGTTCATGGAGCCACTCTGCAGACGGACTACATTCTCAGG ATCCTCGGGCTGGACATGTGCGCGGACGTCATCGTCGGCAACGAGATGATGCGCGGCATCTCCGGCGGCCAGAAGAAGCGCCTCACCACAG CGGAGATGCTGGTCGGCCCGACCAAGGTGCTGTTCATGGACGAGATCTCCACGGGCctcgacagctccaccaccttcCAGATCGTCAAGTGCATTCAGCAGATCGTCCACCTGGGCGAGGCCACCGTCCTGGTGTCGCTGCTCCAGCCGGCGCCGGAGGTCTTCGAGCTCTTCGACGACGTCATGCTGCTGTCCGAGGGTCAGATCGTCTACCAGGGGCCCCGGGAGTACGTGCTCGAGTTCTTCGAGAGCTGTGGGTTCCGCTGCCCGCAGAGGAAAGGTGTCGCTGATTTCTTGCAGGAG GTTACATCAAAGAAAGATCAAGAGCAGTACTGGATACAGAACGAAAAACCATATCACTATGTGTCAGTACCTGACTTTGTTTCCAAGTTCAAGAAGTTTCATATGGGGAAGAGCCTCAAAAAGCAACTTTCAGTTCCTTTCCACAAGAGAAAGATACACAAATCTGCTTTGGTATTCTCTGAGCAGTCTGTTCCTACTCTGGAGCTTCTCAAAACCTCATGGTCCAAGGAATGGCTTCTCATGAAGAGAAACTCGTTTATCTATGTTTTTAAAACCGTTCAG GGAACCCTGATTGCATTAGTAGCATCTACGGTATTCTTGCGAACACAAATGCATACAAGAAATGAGGAAGATGGACAAGTCTACATAGGAGCACTTGTTTATGTCATGATAGTTAACATGTTCAATGGTTTTGCTGAGTCAGCTGTTATTTTGGCACGGCTCCCTGTTCTTTTCAGACATAGGGACTTCTTGTTCTATCGACCATGGGCTTTTACACTTCCAAATATTCTACTGAGAGTCCCTGCCTCCCTGTTCGAATCGATAGTCTGGGTAGCTATAACATATTACACCATCGGTTTTGCCCCTGAAGCTAGCCG GTTCTTCAAACATCTGATTGCCATCTTCTTTATCCAGCAGATGGCTGCAGGACTCTTCAGGCTTGTCTCTGGCATGTGCAGAACGGTTGTCATAACTAATACAGCAGGATCACTTGCAGTCCTTTTCATGTTTGTACTGGGAGGATTCATCCTACCAAAAG ATGCAATTTCAAAATGGCTGATATGGGGTTATTATTGTTCACCTCTAACATATGCATACATTGCTCTTGCGGCTAATGAGATGCATTCTCCAAGGTGGATGGACAAATTT GCACCTGATGGTAGGAGATTGGGAGTGGCAGTTCTAGAAAACGCAGGTATCTTCACCAACAAGGAATGGTACTGGATTGCAACTGGTGCACTTCTAGGGTTCAGTATTCTGTTCAATGTGTTATTCACACTGTCACTTATGTACCTAAATC CTGTCGGAAAACCACAGGCAATCTTGCCTGAAGAAACTGATACAAGTATAGAGAACACTCAGGAAGGAAAGGAGATGTCAGATATAACACAGAGAAGTAAAGTCCCAACACCAGAACCTTTATCCCCAAACTCAATTATCACAT TGGATAAGGTGCTCGAACAATTACGTGGCCAATCCCAGAGTACTTCTGATAGGTCACACAGAAATGCTTCTGTAAGAATTTCTCCAGGGAGAGGGATGATTCTTCCTTTCGAACCCCTCTCCATGTCCTTCAGTGAGATAAATTACTACGTTGACATGCCTGCA GAGATGAAGAGCCAAGGAGTAACTGCTGATAAGCTTCAGCTGTTGTCAGGGATATCTGGGGCTTTTCGACCTGGTGTTCTTACTGCCCTTATGGGTGTGAGTGGATCTGGAAAGACTACTCTCATGGATGTGTTATCTGGAAGGAAGACTGGTGGATATATTGAAGGAGAAATATATATATCTGGTTACCCTAAGAACCAAGCAACATTTGCAAGAATATCAGGGTACTGTGAGCAAAATGACATCCACTCTCCGCAGATCACTATAAGGGAGTCCTTACTCTTTTCTGCTTTCCTGCGTCTTCCTAATGAGGTCACGAATCAAGAAAAGAAG ATATTCGTGGATGAAGTTATGGAACTGGTTGAGCTTAATGGTCTCAAGGATGCTATTGTGGGTCTCCCTGGTGTGAATGGGCTCTCAACAGAACAAAGAAAGAGATTAACAATTGCTGTAGAGCTTGTGGCAAACCCGTCAATTATCTTCATGGACGAGCCAACTTCAGGTCTTGATGCAAGGGCTGCTGCAATTGTTATGAGAACTGTTCGGAACACTGTTAATACTGGAAGAACCGTTGTGTGCACTATCCATCAACCAAGTATTGACATTTTTGAAGCTTTCGATGAG CTGCTTTTAATGAAAAGAGGAGGCCAGATCATATTCTCTGGGCCATTGGGTAGGAACTCGCATAAAGTTGTTGAATACTTTGAG GCAATTCATGGAGTCCCTAAGATCAAAGAAGGGTGCAACCCTGCTACATGGATGTTGGATGTAAGCTCAGCTGCTACAGAGGTTCAGTTGAAGATTGATTTTGCGGAACATTACAAGTCATCAACTCTGTATCA GCGGAACAAAGCATTAGTTAAAGAGCTGAGCAAGCCACTTCCTGGTTCCAGCGATCTCTACTTCCCCACTCAATACTCGCGGAGCACCTTTGATCAGTTCAAGTGTTGCCTCTGGAAGCAATGGTTGACTTACTGGAGAAGCCCAGACTACAACCTTGTCAGAATGTTCTTTGCATTATTTACTGCCTTACTGCTGGGGATTATATTCTGGAGGGTTGGTCGTAAGAT AAAGAGTTCAACAGATCTTTTGATCATCATTGGATCAATGTATTTTGCTGTCGCATTTGTTGGTTTTGAAAATTGTGTAACTGCTCAACCGGTTATTGCTGTGGAGAGGACTGTCTTTTACAGAGAGCGTGCAGCCGGAATGTACTCAGCTATACCCTATGCTCTCTCACAG GTTGTTGTGGAGATACCATATGTGTTCGTCGAGACTGTCATATATAGTCTTATTGTGTACTCAATGATGTCTTTCCAGTGGACACCAGCAAAATTCTTCTGGTTCTTCTACATTTCATTCCTCACCTTCCTCTATTTCACTTACTATGGTATGATGAGTGTCGCCATAACACCGAACCCTCAGCTTGCTTCCATATTTGCCGCTGCCTTCTACTCTCTCTTTAATCTCTTCTCAGGGTTCATCATCCCAAGAACG AAAATCCCAAAATGGTGGATATGGTACTACTGGATTTGTCCGGTGGCATGGACGGTTTATGGACTGATTGTTTCTCAGTATGGTGATGTGGAGGATTTTATCAAGGTGCCTGGCCAACCCGATAAGCAAGTCAGGACTTTCATCAAGGACTACTTCGGCTATGACCCAGACTTCATGGGTGTAGTAGCAGGAGTGCTGACTGGCTTTACTGTCCTCTTTGCTTTTACATATGTTTACTGCATAAAGAGATTTAATTTCCTACAGAGGTAG